From one Lycium ferocissimum isolate CSIRO_LF1 chromosome 7, AGI_CSIRO_Lferr_CH_V1, whole genome shotgun sequence genomic stretch:
- the LOC132063367 gene encoding uncharacterized GPI-anchored protein At5g19250-like has product MASVPRYLFLSLLLLHSLLFSIVKSDDEEDNLLKGINSYRASLNLTTLKENDKAKCLADEIADQFKDQPCTNTTGANTVPGTEPQFSGYPKLLSKCKLNATTTRDGMIMPACVPNLVPDLVLSNYTKSQYSNSLNDTKFTGVGIGSDDNWVVVVLTTSNPEGSFTPDTSSSNLVFQLGLISHAVILLMAFFLLL; this is encoded by the exons ATGGCATCTGTTCCACGTTACctcttcctttctcttcttcttcttcattctcttctcttctccatTGTCAAATCTGATG ATGAGGAAGACAACCTTCTTAAAGGTATTAACAGTTACAGGGCATCCCTAAACTTGACAACTCTGAAGGAGAATGACAAAGCAAAATGCCTTGCTGATGAAATAGCTGACCAATTCAAAGATCAACCATGTACAAACACAACAGGTGCCAATACTGTACCCGGCACTGAACCTCAGTTCTCTGGCTATCCTAAACTTCTATCCAAATGCAAATTGAACGCCACAACCACCAGAGATGGAATGATAATGCCTGCTTGTGTTCCCAACCTTGTCCCGGACCTTGTTCTTTCCAACTATACAAAGTCCCAGTATTCTAATTCTCTCAATGATACCAAGTTTACTGGTGTCGGAATTGGTTCTGATGATAACTGGGTTGTTGTAGTTTTGACCACAAGCAACCCAGAAGGAAGCTTTACGCCTGATACTAGTTCATCAAACCTAGTTTTCCAGCTTGGTCTAATCTCTCATGCAGTCATTCTGCTCATGGCATTTTTCCTCTTACTGTGA
- the LOC132063368 gene encoding glucose-1-phosphate adenylyltransferase large subunit 3, chloroplastic/amyloplastic, whose product MAVAADGRFALSATSKLHSNPATLTGRNLRVVKFCNGELMGKKLKFTKFQLRSNVVKPNICMSLIADVAGEAKLKDFEPKKEDARTVVAIILGGGAGTRLFPLTKRRAKPAVPIGGAYRLIDVPMSNCINSGINKVYILTQFNSASLNRHISRAYNFGNGITFGDGYVEVLAATQTPGELGKRWFQGTADAVRQFHWLFEDARSKDIEDVLILSGDHLYRMDYLDFVQNHRQSGADITISSLPIDDRRASDFGLMKIDDTGRVLSFSEKPKGDDLKAMAVDTTVLGLSPEEAKEKPYIASMGVYVFKKEILLNLLRWRFPTANDFGSEIIPASAKEFCIKAYLFNDYWEDIGTIRSFFDANLALTEHPPRFSFYDATKPIYTSRRNLPPSTIDNSKIVDSIISHGSFLSNCFVEHSVVGIRSRIGTNVHLKDTVMLGADLYETDAEIASQLAEGKAPIGIGENTRIKDCIIDKNARIGKNVVIANSEGVQEAERPSEGFYIRSGITVILKNSTIPDGSVI is encoded by the exons ATGGCTGTTGCTGCTGACGGCCGATTCGCCTTATCGGCAACCAGCAAACTTCATAGTAACCCTGCAACATTGACAGGGAGAAACTTGAGGGTGGTGAAGTTCTGCAATGGAGAGTTGATGGGGAAGAAACTCAAGTTTACAAAATTTCAGTTAAGGAGCAATGTGGTGAAGCCTAATATCTGCATGTCACTTATAGCTGATGTTGCAGGTGAGGCTAAG TTGAAGGATTTTGAACCGAAGAAGGAGGATGCAAGAACAGTAGTAGCAATCATTCTAGGAGGGGGAGCTGGTACTCGTCTTTTCCCCCTCACCAAACGTCGTGCTAAGCCTGCT GTTCCAATCGGAGGAGCATATAGGCTAATTGATGTACCAATGAGCAACTGTATTAACAGTGGCATCAACAAAGTATACATTCTCACTCAATTTAACTCAGCCTCGCTTAACAGGCACATCTCTCGTGCTTACAACTTTGGCAATGGTATCACATTCGGAGATGGCTATGTCGAG GTCTTAGCAGCAACTCAAACACCAGGTGAATTAGGTAAAAGATGGTTCCAAGGTACTGCAGATGCTGTGAGGCAATTCCACTGGCTTTTTGAG GATGCAAGAAGCAAGGATATAGAAGATGTGCTCATTCTCTCTGGAGATCACTTGTACAGAATGGACTACCTGGACTTTGTTCAA AATCATCGGCAAAGTGGTGCAGACATTACCATATCAAGCTTACCAATAGACGACAG ACGTGCTTCAGATTTTGGATTGATGAAAATTGATGACACAGGACGGGTCCTGTCCTTCAGCGAAAAGCCAAAAGGAGATGATTTGAAGGCGATG GCAGTAGACACAACTGTTCTGGGATTATCCCCAGAAGAGGCTAAGGAGAAACCTTACATTGCTTCAATGGGAGTTTACGTCTTCAAGAAGGAGATTCTCCTGAATCTCTTAAG ATGGCGTTTCCCGACTGCAAATGACTTTGGTTCAGAGATTATCCCTGCCTCTGCCAAAGAATTCTGTATCAAG GCTTACTTATTCAATGATTACTGGGAAGATATCGGTACAATCAGATCCTTTTTTGACGCAAACCTTGCACTCACTGAACAC ccaCCAAGATTTAGTTTCTATGATGCAACAAAGCCAATATACACGTCAAGGAGAAACTTACCTCCATCAACTATTGATAACAGCAAG ATTGTTGATTCAATTATATCACATGGTAGTTTCTTGAGCAATTGCTTCGTGGAGCACAGTGTTGTCGGCATCCGATCCCGCATAGGCACCAACGTTCACTTGAAA GACACAGTGATGCTTGGCGCTGACTTATATGAAACTGATGCTGAGATTGCCTCGCAGCTAGCTGAAGGAAAAGCGCCTATTGGAATTGGAGAGAATACCAGAATAAA AGACTGCATCATTGACAAGAATGCAAGAATTGGAAAGAATGTAGTTATTGCAAACTCAGAG GGTGTACAAGAGGCAGAGAGACCTTCAGAAGGATTTTACATCCGATCAGGCATCACAGTCATATTGAAGAACTCAACAATCCCAGATGGATCTGTGATATGA